CCTCTTCAAATACACCAGGAAATAAAGCCGCTACCAGTGAAAACACCAGTGGTTTTGATTGAATAAAGCTACCCACCGAATGACCTTCATATAGTACACCGGCCTGAATGAGCTTTTCTACAATGACAAAGCTAACAAAGATTAAAGCACCTACGCCTACTCCGGCCAAAGAAGCACGTGTTTTCTTACGATACCAGATCAGATAAGTTATAGGGGTTCCAATGGATAATATAATTGAAAGTGCAATCATTACAATTACGTTAACGGGTAGTTCTCCTGCAGTATAGTTCATAGTTATTTTTTCCCTTTCTTGAATAGAGTATATGAATAGATACATGGGGTGATGACGGCTATGGCGAGAATGGCAAATGTCCATATTTCGTAACCGGCAAGGCTAATGATTATTATAAGAATGGATAATGCTACCATCAGTATACCGGCCATACGATGTGTTTTCCTCCAGTTCACTTCATCTGCCAGAGTCCAAGGAAGCCGTATTCCTATCGTATAATTTTGCTTACATTTTGGCAGGTAATTACCAATCAGTAAGAAAATGATACCAAGAACTACCGTAATAACTTTACCAACATTGATGCCATCATTTAACACATAGAGAATGATAAGGCATTGCGTCATTATTCCGAGAATGGGTATGATAAAGCGAGAGATATACTGAAGTTGAGGAGTAGCATTCATTTGCTTGGGATCTGAGTTAACCACAGCACAGCATACAATTTGAAGAAGCAGTAGGATTAACGGGATTCCAAATAGTGCGAAGGACTTGCTGGCGTAATTGTCCGGCTGATTATAAATGTTAAAATGTACTGGTATGGAATCGGGTAGCTGATTATAAAAGACTGCCCCGATTAGCAATGGTATCAGACACATTAAGCTGGTAACAACATTTAATCTAAAAAATTTTGAATTAGTGATCTTTGTCATACTTATCTTCCTCCTTATTAACTGAGAATTGGGAAAACCATAGCATTACTTCTTCAAATACGGACGTATTTAAATCATAGAAAATAAAATTCTTCTCCTTTGTCTCGGATATTAATCCTGCCTTTTTTAATTGTGATAGATGATAGGAGATGGTTGCATTCGTCATGTCAAATCTTGAAGCAATTTCGCCAGCCGATTTACTTCCGCTTCGCAGCATAAGTAAAATTTCTCGCCTGGCCGGGTCAGAAAGGGCTTTAAAGGTATCGGTAAATCCCATTTATTCACTTCCTTTGCAATGTATTTCGATATATTTCTAAATAGATTATAACAATATTTGCTTAAAATGTAAAGAGCTATTTAGAGAAAATTCTAAATAGTTATATTATAAAAGGGGATGTTTCATAATACATTCGCGAGGACAATTACTTACCTCACACAGACGGAAGGACATATTACTGATTTTGCATGGCTCATTCGAACATTAATTTTCGCCTGAGCCATGCAAAATACAGCAATATGTCCTTCCGACAGTGCATTATGGTAAGTAATTATCCCCGCTGATACATTATGAGACATCCCCTTAGCTTATAATGATCTCTATCGTTATCCTGTTTGTTGAAAGCTAATTTCACCTCGAAGTATAATATCAATATCCGGACTAGGATGCTTTTTCATAATCTCAACATCTCCGGTTTTCTCTAAACGTTTTACTTGTTGTCTTGACAAATGCAATATATCTGCAAGGATTTTATCCGTTCTGAATTTCAACCCATATGGGTTTGATAGCTGTATCAAATCTCCGGGTTGGAAGGCGATTGTATTCTCAATAGGCTTCTGTGTCTCAGTATCCCAGATCTGATACCTTATATCGTTCCAGTTAATATCTGCTTTATTACTTAGCATAAAGGATTTGTCTGTTCCATATTTCAGAGCAAGCTCTTTATCATTTTCCATAAATCTGGAATAAAGCTCAGGTGATAAATTCTTAGCCTTCATACGTTCAAAAATCGTAAGATTATATGTGTGCTTACATTTATTACATTGATAGATTAACCATACATCAATTAGATTCCCATTGGCATTAATACGAAAATTGTTCGTATTAATATAGTCAGACTTACATCCACATACAGAGCAATTTCGAGTTATCGTATAAGACTCCATCGGGGTAAGCATAAAGTTAAATATTCGTAAATAGCTCATTTTGCATCTCCTTATAAAATCTTTCGGATATGCAAAGGCTATTACATTGTATAGTGACATGCTCCCAACCTCATGTAGGAGTGGGGCTACTTACGAATTCAATATGAAATTGTATGCTGCGTCAATAATTTTGCAATAGCCTTTGCTATGCAAAATAATAGGGTGTAGTCATAATGATAAAGCTCCCTTCGTTTTTGATATTGCTCATTCTAACATCATACCAGGTTAAGCTCTACCTCAAACATCGTTATAATTAAGTTTGAGATTATGACGACTATACATACGAAGGAAGCTCTTGATTGTCAGAAATATTAAGTTAAATTAAGGAAAACATAGAAATCAATGCAGAAAAGACGTTGGACAATCCATGAATAAGCCAACTTGTATATATGGAACCATTGGCCTTCTTTTCATTTATATATCCCATAAACCATGCAATGGAACCGGTTAATAGTATAATTATAACTGCCTTTCCTGTGCCAACCAAGGAAATAAACATTATGCCGTGCATAATACCAAAAATTATGCTCTGGATTATATTAGCGATGAAAAAGCTTAATTTATGTTCCAAGCGTTTTAATAAAAATCCTCGAAATAAGATTTCCTCAGGTAGTGCGGTATTAAAGAATGCATAGATTAATGCGGCCGGTAATCCAATTATACCCATACCTGAGAATTCGGAAGTTGCAGTTTCCGTATCTTTTAGTATAAATAATACAAATAATGAAATTATCATAAACCCAACTGTAACTAAGCAGAAATAGACCCATAATTCCGTTTTCTTATCGGATGTTGCTTTTTTAAGACCTATCCATGAGAAAAAGTTTTCCTTCTTTCTCGCAGTAACCAGCCACCATATAAATGGAATAAGTGTAAACATAATGATTTGAATGATACTGCTCACCAGTTTGTTAATGAATAAATTCATCGAATGCCTCCTATCATCCTTTGTGTGCCCACAATCCATGTTGATTACAGCTAAAATATAGCTTTCCGCCACCCATCCTTGGAATACGTACTTCACCATTTTGTTCGGGATAAAGCTTAATCAATAAAACTCTATCATAATTCACATAGGCAACAAAGTTAATATAATGTGTTTTACTCATTTCATGTGAAAAAGTGATATAGTAATCATCTTCATTGATTTCCACGTTGATATTGTGGATATCATCGCTCGGTTTGGCTATCAATGGGGATAATTTGCGACCGCAGCAAGACAATTCTGCATCACTTGTAGATGTAATAATATTACCACAGGTATTACAAATATAAAAACGAATTTTCTTCATATTTCCTCCATCGGTATTATTCGGGTCCAAATCACCTAACAATATTTTTTCTATATTTACGTTTAATGCTTCAGATAATTCATGCAATAAGGATACGTCCGGACATCCCAAACCACGTTCCCATTTTGATATGGTTTTATCACTAATGTTCAGGACATCAGCTAGCTGTTTCTGCGTCAGGCCTTTTTCTTTCCGCAAACATGAAATAAGATTTCCTACTTTATAGCAATCCATATTGATCACCTCCATTTTTAAGCATAACATAGATAAGAAATAATTCAATCAACGCTCCGTAGAGTCTGAGATTATAGATATTAAAATTCGTATTTTATTAAATTATACCAGATTTGTTAGGCTTGAATATACGGTCTGTTAAATAATGTATTATTATGTTAATATATCAATAAAAGGAACTATCCTGGGGGTATTATGTTGCAAAGAATTGAGCAAATGAATGAGTCCATAGATTATATTGAAGCCCATTTGATGGAAGAAATAAAGGTTGAACAGCTTGCCAAGATTGCTGCTTGTTCCGTATATGATTATCAGCGTATGTTTTCCTTTATTACCGGGTCTAGCTTGTCGGATTATATTAGGCGCAGAAAACTAAGCTTAGCTGCTATGGAGTTACAACATAGCAATGACAAAATTATCGATATCAGCTTAAAATATGGTTATCAATCTCCTGATGCGTTTGCACGTGCATTTCATAAGTTACATGGTATGACTCCTACCGAGGCAAGAAAGCAAAGTGCGATATTATCACTATATCCTAAGATCAAGCTATCCACTCCAAGCATAAGTAATAATGAGATTTCACACAGAATTATATTGAACCAGCGATTCAAATTGTTATTAAAGGGATATGAATTAAATAGAAGCAGTGCCAATATTGAAATCGCAAAAGTAATTGAAGATGCGAGACATAATGGAACTCTTGAGGAACTGCAGAATGATAATCCAAACTGGAAGCTATACGGTGTTATCAGCTATCTTTCAAAGAATCCCCAATGCTTTATGTATTATATTGGCTGTGAGTATTGCGGCAAACCGATCTTACCAGGGTATGAGGTAGTAGAGATATATTCACCTATCTGGGCAGTATTTGAAATGCCCAGTTTACTTTCCTATGCTAAAGAGATAGTAGGAGATAATTCCTTTCGTACATACATAATACCTCCAGAGTTGGAAAAATCCTTAGCCGAATTCTATACGGAATGGCTATCTACTTCAGGTTATGAGGAAGCAGATGCACCTGAGCTTCAGCTTCATCATGTTATGCCGGATGGTAGGGTATCACGTTTTGAATACTTCGTACCGGTAAAAAAGCTACCCTACTGATTATGTGCTCCAAAAGTCGGGAAAAAAGTTGTGAGAATGGTAAACTGAATCATAACATTCTTGACTAAGGAGGTATTCATATGATGATCAGCTATATTGTATACACCATTCTATTTCTTAATTTTCTACTAGAACCCATTTTCAACCACTTTGAGTTGTTAAGAGTAAAAAAGGAACCAAATCGCAGATTGAAGTATTACTATATGTCGGTAATCGGCTTATGTGTTCCTATATTTCTGATACTCCTATTAGTACTTATTCGTGAAATTACCTTATCCGATTTGGGATTAAAACCGATCCACATCGGAAAGGATTTATTCAACATATGGTTTTCTTATGTTATTCTCTTAGTGTCAGCTTTGTATATGATTTGCATTATTTATCATATAATCTGTATGAAAATAAGCGTTCAATATAGGAAGGCCTATTATGCAAAAGTGAGACAATCAAATTCATCTGAAGCAGTTCTGGATATTCTGCTCCCGGTTACATCCAAGGAAAAGAAATTATGGGGCTTTGTCTCTTTAGTTGCCGGAGTGTGTGAGGAAATTCTTTTCAGGGGTTTCTTACTTCATTTTGTTAGTGAGTTATTTCCCAATCTATCAATTATAATTGTCATCATCATAATATCATTTGTCTTTGGATTATGGCATACTTATCAAGGGCTAAAAGGTATGTTTATGACCTTTTTGATTAGTATTTTCTTTAGTCTGTTCTATATCAGTATTGGTTCCATAATTCCTGTTATCATACTGCATGTTATAATGGATTTGAGTGCAAAGGATGCCGGCACTGCTGAGGATTTTCTTTAGTTCGGTGATATAAAAGCAATTTTATACAATAATATTTGCACTAGCTATGCTAAGCTAGCTGTATCAATATCAAAAAGGTGGATGAGAAATGAATCAAAATCGAATATTTGAAAATTTCAGCAACGGGCAAATGCGCCTGCCAGACAAGGAGAAAAGCTTTAAAGAAATCATATGGTCCAAGCACCCGACCTTCGAGGGGGTTGAGCTAAAACACATCCTTACCTCGAAGGATACAGAAGGGCTCTTTAGCTATCATTTAGTACGTATTGCACCGGGTAGAAGTATTAGTAGACATATACATGGGACACAGCTAGAGACTCATGAAGTAATATCCGGCTCCGGCATCTGCATCAATGATGGGAAGAAGCTGGTGTATGAGAGCGGTACCATATCCATCTTTCCTGCCGGAGTACCACACGAAGTGAATGCGGGAGAAGAAGGATTATTTATATTTGCTAAATTCTTCCCGCCTCTATGCTAATCCCTATTCGGTAAAAATATATAAGCCTGCAAATATTCGGAAGGGGTAATGCCAACTACTCTTTTGAATGTTTTAATGAAGTGACTTTGGTCATAAAAGCCGGTAGCCAAGGCCACTTCTATGATAGGATACTTTTGCTTAAGCAAATGCTGTGCCTTACGAATTCGATTTTGTAATTGAAACTGATGGGGAGTAAGACCGACTACTTTTTTAAACTGTCTGGTAAAATGATATTTACTTAGGTAGCTTACTTGTGAAAGTTCGTCTAGCTTTAGTTCTCTTTCTGGGGAGGTCTCCAGTAACTTTTTTGTTGAAGCAAATGTAGCATTCGACTTATACTTCTGATCCGTGATACCTTCGTATAACGTAACAATCGTATCAGATAACATCCTTACTTGTTCCTTATATAGAATACCTTTACTTATGAAATAGTCTGCTAATTCTGTAAAGATAGATAGCTGGCTATTTTTATCAAAATCTGAGAATAGCTCTTTCTTCATGCATACAGTAAGTGTGGTATAGCCTTCTTTACCAGAGATAATAGTATGAGGCTCATAAGGTGGGATAATAATCAAATCATTTATATGATGGATTATTGTTCCATCCTTCTTTTTAAGCTCAATGCAACCGTCAATAACTAAAACTATGGTATATACGGAGATATGATTGTGTTCCGGATATGAAATATGAGAGTTTTTGCAGTAAACCATCTCTATTTCGGATGTCATTGAGTGGTAATATTTGATTTCTCTTTTCTCCATTTTTATCACCTGATTATATACCGATTAGTAAGTTCCTCATTTTAATGCTATTGCGATTTTTACTGTACTTTAAATATCTTAACTTTATCTAATAGAGCATATGACATTTGTTGCAGATCCTGAGAAATGGAGGCAGTCTCTTCTGTGGTAGCATTTAATTCTTCTGAGGAGGCTGATATTTCTTCTGCAGATGCAGAGGTCTCGACGGCTACGGCGGATATGGTTTGGACCCTTCCGATTATGTCATTCTTGCTTTGCAGAATGGTATTGGTGGCTTCATAGGTTTGATTAATCTTTGGAGTAGATTCTTTTAATGAATCCAATATCTGATGGAAGGATTTATTGGTAGTATCCGTAATCTCGATTTGAGTGGATAATCGATTCCTCAGCTCATCGCTGGTTGTTACGACACTTTTAACACCGGATAGTATTACGTCGATCATCTGCTTAATGCTATCTGTTGACTGTTTTGAGCGATCCGCTAACTTTCTTATTTCATCGGCCACAACTGAAAAGCTTCTACCGGCTTCCCCTGCTTTCGCAGCCTCGATAGCCGCATTAAGGGATAGGAGATTGGTCTGCTCGGATATTGCTTCGATGACATTGTTGATATCATTGATTTGCATGATATTCTCATTCAACTCATTAATTTTGTGGAAGACATGATCAAAGGTTTCCTTCGAATCCTGTATGGATTGTATTAATGTAGACATCTGATCATTTCCCGTGGAGGATATACTTTCGGTTAACTCAGAGTTTTCCTTCACAGCCTCCAATGAGATATATATGTTTTGAACCATTTTATCAAAATGCTCAAGTTCCGATAAGATTACACTCATCTCCTGAGCTTGGGTAGTGGTGCCTTGGGTTATTTCGCCGATAGCAGAGGTGGTTTCTTCCGAAGAGGCAGCAATCTGCTGGGATATGGAAGAAACATTAGTAGCCAGATTAGCCACTTCTTCTGATGTAACTGTAATCGCTTTTATCGTCTGATTTAGGTTGTCGCCAAGCTCATTCATACTTCTTGCTAATAATCCTAATTCATCTTTACGTTTACTCTCTATCTTAACAGTTAAGTCGCCTTGTTGCATTTGTTCAACCTTTGATTTTAATTCCTTTAAAGTTTTTGATAGTCTGATTGAGAATGTACCTGCTATCAGAATTCCAAATAGCAATATAAGAATAGTACGAAGATAAAACTGATTTCTCATTACAGTGATCTCTGCGGTAATCTCCGTGGCATCCAGATCAGCAGCCAAAATTCCGACTATATTGCCGGATTTGTCTAGGATGGGAACATAAGCGGAGATCATGTCTCCCCACTCAGAATAGTCAAGCTCAAAGGACTTCTTGCCTTGAAAGCTATCTATCCAAGCGTCACTCATAATAGCTTCATCTTCCATGTCACCCAAATAGGAACGGTCCGGATCATCTTCCTCTGTACCGTCAACGACATAGATATACTCATCGATTGAAGTCTTTCTCATGGTGTACAAATACTGTAATCCCAATGAACGTCTCAAATTACGTAAATCATTATATAATAGGGTATAAGATTCACTATTCATATCCCCTTCTGTATGTAATTCCTGAAAGATATCGACATTAAGATTGCCTGCCATTGATTCTATCATAGTAAGAAGGGTATTTCCTACCGATTTTACTATAGTGGTCTTTGCCCTGTTGTATGAGGAGATGGATAATGTAATTGATGATAGTAATAATAGTCCAATACTAATACCTACAATTTCTAAAACGAGTGATAGCCCTGTCTTTTTCATAATAGTATGCATCCTTTCTCGGTATAAAAATAAGATGTAACTTTGAAGATTAAAAAACAACCTATATTACCCCTTTTTCAATATTTTACATTCTAATTCGTCAAAAGTCTACATATTTCGTGTAGATTATGGTAGAATAATATACAAAATCGCTAACCCTTAATAAGGATTAGCGATTATTGAACGTTACTTATACCTCTTTTGCATAGTCTTTATCATTGGACTCCTTTTCCCAGGAGATGAAGACTTCCAATTCCCAATGATAGACAGGAATAAAGGCTTTATTTTCATATCCGATTTTATGATAGAAGGTCTGATTACCACCTAGCATTCCATTACATCTCGGGAACATTTTCTGTACTCTGTTTGCAGCTTCATGTAGAATAGCTGTTGCAATTCCTTTTCTTCTTTCCCACCATACGACAGCTAATGGTTCAAGTTCACAATAGGGCATATTTTCGTCATACCATATGATTGCAAAAGCGACAGGTCTCTTTTGTTCATCAAGAACACACAGATCAAGGTCCTTTCGATAGTGCTTCATTTTTCGCAAATCATGGAAGGCCTGTTCGCCATGTTCGCAGGCATGCCTATCTCCGGTATAGCCAAAGGAATAACGATGAGTATTGGATAGGTAAAAGTCCGGAGTAGTATTGCCGTCGACGATGGAATAGCCATCAGGCAGTTTTACGTCATAGAACTTATCTCCAAAGGGTAGGATATATCGGTCCTCGCCAAAATCCAATTTTTGAAATCCTGACTGCAAAACCATTTCCTTAAGAGTAGTATTCCAATCCGGCACATAGATGTTTACATACTTGGTTCGTTGATCCTCCTTGATTGCAGTAGCGTGTGTTTTAGCAAACTTAATCATATCTTTAAGAAGCTCTGTGTCGCCTCCGCGTTCTTTGGAATCAAATAAGAAAAAAGCTTCTCCGTCATAATTACCTTCATTGATGACACAGGCTACAACTTTCCCGTTATCCCTATAGACACCAACCGTATGATACCAAGCTTTATAATGGCCTGTAAAAGCCGGATGCAGCCCTTTTGAAAATTCGTGTCTACTGAGATTCCAGACAGGGTATTCCCATTGATAGGAAGCGATGATTAATTGCTCTATTTCATCAAAATCCTCATCTTTATAAAAACTGAATTCATAACGCATATGTATCTTCCTCTCATTATAAAATATAGTTAGATAATTGCGAAACTATACAACAGAAAGTACGCTTTGCGAACTTTCTGTTGTCCTGAATAATTGTGGCCATTGTGTATACAGTGGATACATATTCCGAAGCAAACCATAGCGGAAGTAGCGGGTTTGCGCAGGAATATGCTTATTCTATGCTTTCACCACACATGATATCAAATGGCATGACTAATAGCTTGCTTAACCGTTTCTCATATTCAGTAAAAAACCATGTGGTTGCATTGGAATAGTTCTCAATTGTGTCAAATTGCCAGTAGGAGTAGTACTTAACACACTTAACGATCTTAGTAAGAGGTCTAGGTAAATCTCCGATTTTATCAAATATATAAAATCTTTTCAAATATTTGATATCAATATTACCGGCCAGTTCCTTTTGTTGTGGGAGCATTTCCTTTACTAAGCTTTCGAACTCTTCAAGCCTTTCAGGCTTTACCTGAAATAATTTAACCTCTGAAAAAGACATTCTTATTCCCTCCTTTTTGTTTTGCTTTGCATACAAATCATTTTCTTTTCTTCAACACCAATATCCTCTGCAATAACATTACATTTTGTCATAAGTAAAAAATAGATGTTCTTTTTCTCTTCGCTTAAGCATTCATAATTTGCTTGTCCTTTGGAAATAACAACATCTGCATTCTCGTAGAGTTCCTTGAATTTCTGGCTGGTACGATGAAGAACGGTTCCAAGAGATCCGTCCCCATTATCAATAATCTCTGCATATTCATCGATTCCAACAGCATATGCATCCTCAGCGATGGAATCATTTACAACGGGTTTACCACGTACACCAAATAGTAGATGAATGCTTGGGTTGAGCTCCTTGATTTTCTTTAATAAAAGCTTATCCAAACAGATTTCACCACAATTATCTCCCAGATATAACAGGGATTTTGCAGCTAGAATATCATTTATCAATGACTGTGAATCATCTATGGCGAATTCTAATTCATCCATTTTATCAAAGTAATCATAGATATCCTCTAATAGAGTATTGTGTATGGGATTAAAGTCTATGATATTACCTACAATTGCATATTTGACAGCCATTCGAAAGGAATGGTCGGACTGATTTACTTTGTACTCAAAGTCAGGTAATAATTCTAGAAACAGAGCATTATAATAGGCTCTAGTATCCTTGTACGGATCCGGATTATTCGTATATTTCTTAATTAAATCAAATATCTCACCAATTAGTTCCGGAGTGGTTTGGTCAAACGAAATTTTACTCAGGTACGAAAAGACTTCTCTGAATAAAGCTTCTTTGTTATTTACATTTGAAATGTTTGCAACTTTGATTGCCTGATTTACCACACAGGGTAAGCACTTATCATGTAATATCATAGAATCCTCGCATTAATTTCTTTGAATCTCGTTAATCAATAACTCCTTCAATTCCTCTAAGTCTTCCTCCTTATATTCCAGATCTTTTTCTTCAGAATACCATTCCTTAATCGCCTGGTCTATAATGTATCGGTATTTTTCAGGGACAAAATTGAGCGTCCATATCGCACCATCATATTTGGATAAAATCCGTTTTTCATATTTATAGGATAGAATTCGTCCTAAGATCAGAATATTACTTGCGAAATATCTTGGGTTATAGGCACGAAAATCATATTCTGCAACATCGTTGCTGATTGAATTCCAGAAATCCTTCTCAGGAATCGTAGGAAAAACCTCCTTTATAGGTCGTCCCCAGATACAAATACCACTTTGATTAATTAAATGAATATAGCTGGCAATATCCGGATCGCAAAAATCTTCATCTACAATAAAGCATTCTTTGAGTGTGCCATTTAATAAATTCTTGTAACGCTCAGTCCATGAGTCGCTATAGTGGAATTGACAAGGTACCGGATGCTTCCAGGGGTTCAAATCATTGATCCATATGGCGGACATTTCAAGATGAGAGGGTTTACAATCAATCTCAATTATTTTTTCAGCAACTGATAATCTTTCCTCCCGGCTTAAGCGTTTGTCACATATTATTATGATATCAATATCACTTACACCTTCAACAAAGCTATCTAATACCATGGAGCCGTGTAAGTAGATTCCAACTACTGCTTCTCCGATACAGTCCAACCATATATCCGTTACTTGTTTGATTTGCTCTTTCACATCAGGTGAAAGAGTATTATAATTTTTGAATTCCATGTTATAATCTCCTTATACCACCAAATTATACCATTATATATGGGTTTGTCATTCGCTTGTATCACCAGCTAATTGTATCATAAGAATATGAAGATGGATTATAACAAACATTTTAAATCAAATATAATAAAATAGGGTATTCCATAATAGAGAAGATCGCGCTGATTACTCTATTATGTAAATACCCTGTGTTTTTATTTGTAATTATTGAGTATTCGATAAATCGAACTTTCTGATAGATAATACTCTTTTGAGAGCTCATAAACTGTTTTCCCGTATATATAATCCTTGTAAATTTGCTTATTTCTACTAGCTAACTCAGATTTATGACCTGAGATACTTCCCCATTCTTTTCGCTTTTCAGCTCCGGGTATGTATAGAAAGCCTTCCGAAATATATTTTCGTATTTCAACAAGTAACTCGTCGGGAAAAACATTTGTCGCATTTAAATATTTCATTCTGTACTTGCTCCTTATTCTAATAATGCGTTAGAATGCGGATTCTGTACTATTCATGAATGAATTGGCAAATCTAGAATTACGCTCCACACGTATTTGCCGGTTACAGAATCGCATGGAGCTTAAGTAAACGTTTCTGCTTCATTTTATTTATCCTCCTATAATATGTGTATCAGTGATTCTAGAAAAATGGATCACCTAATTTATTATTATTTTGATGTTTATATGATAATATTGGGGTTCTTGGTAGTGGATCCAATGTATTCTGCATATGCTTTAACGCCTCCAGCCATTCATGACGATGGTCCTCTTTATCGTTAATAACGAATGCTTTACCAAATACAACACGTGTACGATCTGTCATTGATGGTTGCTCCAAATAGATTGGCAATATTGGTTTCTGTGTTAAATATGACAAGCTGAATATACCATGATATATTCGATCGATGCTGTTCCTATTGATATCGGATATTGTGCCTTGCGGAAATATCAGTACATGCTTTGGAGAAGCTGCATTTTTTAAGTATTTCGTCAAATCTATTAAAGCCTTTGTCATATCACCGGAGGAGTTTCTATTTACTCCG
The nucleotide sequence above comes from Variimorphobacter saccharofermentans. Encoded proteins:
- a CDS encoding helix-turn-helix domain-containing protein — encoded protein: MEKREIKYYHSMTSEIEMVYCKNSHISYPEHNHISVYTIVLVIDGCIELKKKDGTIIHHINDLIIIPPYEPHTIISGKEGYTTLTVCMKKELFSDFDKNSQLSIFTELADYFISKGILYKEQVRMLSDTIVTLYEGITDQKYKSNATFASTKKLLETSPERELKLDELSQVSYLSKYHFTRQFKKVVGLTPHQFQLQNRIRKAQHLLKQKYPIIEVALATGFYDQSHFIKTFKRVVGITPSEYLQAYIFLPNRD
- a CDS encoding CPBP family intramembrane glutamic endopeptidase, giving the protein MNLFINKLVSSIIQIIMFTLIPFIWWLVTARKKENFFSWIGLKKATSDKKTELWVYFCLVTVGFMIISLFVLFILKDTETATSEFSGMGIIGLPAALIYAFFNTALPEEILFRGFLLKRLEHKLSFFIANIIQSIIFGIMHGIMFISLVGTGKAVIIILLTGSIAWFMGYINEKKANGSIYTSWLIHGLSNVFSALISMFSLI
- a CDS encoding CPBP family intramembrane glutamic endopeptidase; the encoded protein is MMISYIVYTILFLNFLLEPIFNHFELLRVKKEPNRRLKYYYMSVIGLCVPIFLILLLVLIREITLSDLGLKPIHIGKDLFNIWFSYVILLVSALYMICIIYHIICMKISVQYRKAYYAKVRQSNSSEAVLDILLPVTSKEKKLWGFVSLVAGVCEEILFRGFLLHFVSELFPNLSIIIVIIIISFVFGLWHTYQGLKGMFMTFLISIFFSLFYISIGSIIPVIILHVIMDLSAKDAGTAEDFL
- a CDS encoding helix-turn-helix domain-containing protein, with the protein product MDCYKVGNLISCLRKEKGLTQKQLADVLNISDKTISKWERGLGCPDVSLLHELSEALNVNIEKILLGDLDPNNTDGGNMKKIRFYICNTCGNIITSTSDAELSCCGRKLSPLIAKPSDDIHNINVEINEDDYYITFSHEMSKTHYINFVAYVNYDRVLLIKLYPEQNGEVRIPRMGGGKLYFSCNQHGLWAHKG
- a CDS encoding SdpI family protein; amino-acid sequence: MTKITNSKFFRLNVVTSLMCLIPLLIGAVFYNQLPDSIPVHFNIYNQPDNYASKSFALFGIPLILLLLQIVCCAVVNSDPKQMNATPQLQYISRFIIPILGIMTQCLIILYVLNDGINVGKVITVVLGIIFLLIGNYLPKCKQNYTIGIRLPWTLADEVNWRKTHRMAGILMVALSILIIIISLAGYEIWTFAILAIAVITPCIYSYTLFKKGKK
- a CDS encoding AraC family transcriptional regulator, yielding MLQRIEQMNESIDYIEAHLMEEIKVEQLAKIAACSVYDYQRMFSFITGSSLSDYIRRRKLSLAAMELQHSNDKIIDISLKYGYQSPDAFARAFHKLHGMTPTEARKQSAILSLYPKIKLSTPSISNNEISHRIILNQRFKLLLKGYELNRSSANIEIAKVIEDARHNGTLEELQNDNPNWKLYGVISYLSKNPQCFMYYIGCEYCGKPILPGYEVVEIYSPIWAVFEMPSLLSYAKEIVGDNSFRTYIIPPELEKSLAEFYTEWLSTSGYEEADAPELQLHHVMPDGRVSRFEYFVPVKKLPY
- a CDS encoding cupin domain-containing protein, which encodes MNQNRIFENFSNGQMRLPDKEKSFKEIIWSKHPTFEGVELKHILTSKDTEGLFSYHLVRIAPGRSISRHIHGTQLETHEVISGSGICINDGKKLVYESGTISIFPAGVPHEVNAGEEGLFIFAKFFPPLC
- a CDS encoding DUF1062 domain-containing protein, translating into MSYLRIFNFMLTPMESYTITRNCSVCGCKSDYINTNNFRINANGNLIDVWLIYQCNKCKHTYNLTIFERMKAKNLSPELYSRFMENDKELALKYGTDKSFMLSNKADINWNDIRYQIWDTETQKPIENTIAFQPGDLIQLSNPYGLKFRTDKILADILHLSRQQVKRLEKTGDVEIMKKHPSPDIDIILRGEISFQQTG
- a CDS encoding autorepressor SdpR family transcription factor, which produces MGFTDTFKALSDPARREILLMLRSGSKSAGEIASRFDMTNATISYHLSQLKKAGLISETKEKNFIFYDLNTSVFEEVMLWFSQFSVNKEEDKYDKDH